The proteins below come from a single Panicum hallii strain FIL2 chromosome 7, PHallii_v3.1, whole genome shotgun sequence genomic window:
- the LOC112900661 gene encoding uncharacterized protein LOC112900661 has product MKEDESLDQYAGKLTGMAVRYANLGGTLNDAALVKKLFNTVPDCFINVIAGIEQFFDLNTLAFEEAVGHLKAFEERTRHAPGSATADDQLLLTRAGESLARGKTPTSGGRGRGGRGRGRGRGRGGRGNTQGKESTGVALGGTRDKSHIKCFNCGKYGHYANQCKQPKEGKAHHARAEDIEPALLLAVLEELTPLEQGQGEHQAMVFLNEEHVRPDLLLADGGELNRDSCNLVSLGQLTEIRYTVVMDGAELEVFDKMSLKLIMKWMCVYVLKSKDQACGVFIKFKAEVKNMSGHCIKTLCSDRGGEFLASVFADVCEQAGINRHLTAPYSP; this is encoded by the exons ATGAAGGAGGACGAGTCCCTGGACCAGTACGCCGGCAAGCTCACCGGCATGGCAGTCAGGTACGCAAACCTGGGCGGCACTCTCAATGATGCTGCTCTGGTGAAGAAGTTGTTCAACACCGTGCCGGACTGCTTCATCAACGTCATCGCCGGCATCGAGCAGTTCTTTGACTTGAACACCTTAGCGTTCGAGGAGGCGGTGGGCCACCTCAAGGCGTTCGAGGAACGCACGCGTCACGCACCCGGCAGTGCAACGGCAGATGACCAGCTCCTCCTCACTCGGGCGGGTGAGTCCTTGGCGAGAGGCAAGACGCCGACGAGCGGTGGCCGCGGCCGGGGTGGCCGTGGCCGCGGCAGAGGTCGTggccgcggcgggcgcggaaACACGCAAGGCAAGGAGAGCACTGGTGTCGCTTTGGGAGGTACCCGTGATAAAAGCCACATCAAGTGTTTTAACTGTGGCAAGTACGGCCACTACGCCAACCAGTGCAAGCAGCCCAAGGAGGGAAAGGCACATCACGCGCGCGCCGAGGACATCGAGCCGGCGCTCCTGCTCGCGGTGTTAGAGGAGCTGACGCCGCTCGAGCAAGGGCAAGGGGAGCACCAAGCCATGGTCTTCCTCAACGAGGAGCATGTGCGGCCGGACCTGCTCCTAGCTGATGGTGGAGAGCTCAATCGTGATAGCTG CAATCTCGTGAGCCTTGGCCAACTCACGGAGATTCGGTACACGGTGGTCATGGACGGGGCTGAACTCGAGGTGTTCGACAAAATGTCCCTGAAGCTGATCATGAAG TGGATGTGTGTGTATGTACTGAAGAGCAAGGATCAAGCCTGTGGTGTGTTCATCAAGTTCAAGGCTGAGGTCAAGAACATGTCTGGACATTGCATCAAGACACTGTGCTCCGACCGCGGTGGGGAGTTCCTGGCGTCCGTGTTCGCAGATGTGTGCGAGCAGGCAGGCATCAACAGGCATCTTACTGCGCCCTACTCACCATAG